One segment of Anastrepha obliqua isolate idAnaObli1 chromosome 3, idAnaObli1_1.0, whole genome shotgun sequence DNA contains the following:
- the LOC129242839 gene encoding DC-STAMP domain-containing protein 2 isoform X2: MSDDTSTTAWPATTATNDHVSITTKSTKSTATLGPQSRKNEHRNFSGKTIVTLLICGYLTGMGLFVAWHMYETDNVQLLRGKWLKYNAAVLVFLLFAYSRHVRCIATLCIPILCSSKGRSLLIAFAFVMVAMGPTVNIFRNVDVLVRSLSCGQMQLKEALEEMLEVMRQPLVAIKKSVRTAMNNIKQVVKKVELLLFRIKELVLVILSAIKNMFEWLKSIVSFCNKELGTPFDRCMRTADDAMKDCRAIYFKMKYLRQPGYNNHYLTKDILQIDEQRKGAGLERLLPLKKSEKRKYIWISNCRLTRREIYRLMRSMLFLFISVIQIFCICFFDYSLYWTLAMINYYGSQEANVEVPPFITVDVKGGGYTAEIFRGIVQAFEPLSQKYNIDATPCLPVPKRPNLKRYMEIAGICLLAWICFFCEPYGLRLRHVVMRLYYPAEARQRAAWLYNEILMKRMTFFKLMRRKARAKFKNEPKSDPYTFLDWLRAKTASCFLCRFILGHRKSDTCILCGFPLKEDKVECSNPGCQAVYCQSCFDESNKNCCICKRPVEYGDDSDISEEKDSSDDPSAVREPRESDKYCIWVP; the protein is encoded by the exons ATGTCCGACGACACTTCAACAACGGCTTGGCCAGCAACAACTGCGACTAATGATCACGTGTCCATAACGACAAAATCAACGAAGTCAACGGCAACATTAGGTCCACAGAGCCGCAAGAATGAACACCGAAACTTCTCGGGTAAAACCATTGTAACATTGCTGATATGCGGATACTTGACTGGAATGGGCCTGTTCGTGGCTTGGCATATGTACGAAACTGACAACGTCCAGCTTCTAAGAGGCAAATGGCTCAAGTATAATGCGGCTGTATTAGTGTTCCTTCTGTTCGCCTACAGTCGGCATGTGCG TTGCATTGCCACATTGTGCATTCCCATTTTGTGCAGCTCTAAGGGGCGATCCTTGTTGATCGCCTTTGCTTTTGTGATGGTCGCTATGGGACCAACTGTGAATATTTTTCGGAACGTGGACGTGCTCGTGCGTAGCCTCTCCTGTGGCCAAATGCAACTAAAGGAAGCGCTAGAAGAAATGCTGGAGGTGATGAGACAGCCGCTGGTGGCCATTAAGAAATCTGTTAGAACTGCCATGAATAATATAAAGCAAGTCGTCAAAAAAGTCGAATTATTGCTGTTTCGCATAAAAGAGCTGGTGCTGGTGATCT tGAGCGCGATCAAGAACATGTTTGAATGGCTGAAAAGCATCGTGAGCTTTTGCAATAAGGAATTGGGCACACCCTTCGATCGGTGCATGAGGACCGCAGACGATGCGATGAAGGATTGCAG AGCAATTTACTTCAAAATGAAATACTTGCGGCAGCCGGGCTACAACAATCACTATCTCACGAAAGACATTCTGCAGATCGATGAGCAGCGCAAGGGCGCGGGTTTGGAACGATTATTGCCGCTGAAGAAAAGTGAAAAGCGCAAATACATTTGG ATATCCAACTGCCGTTTGACACGCCGAGAGATCTATAGGCTAATGCGCTCGatgttatttctttttatttccgtCATACAGATTTTCTGCATCTGTTTTTTTGATTACAGTCTATATTGGACATTGGCTATGATCAACTACTATGGCAGCCAGGAGGCAAACGTGGAGG TTCCGCCCTTTATTACCGTCGATGTAAAGGGAGGGGGCTACACGGCCGAAATTTTTCGCGGCATCGTGCAGGCTTTCGAGCCGCTCAGCCAGAAATACAACATCGATGCGACGCCTTGCCTTCCGGTGCCGAAGCGTCCGAATTTGAAGCGATATATGGAAATTGCAGGTATTTGTTTGTTGGCTTGGATTTGCTTCTTCTGTGAGCCTTACGGCCTGCGACTGCGACACGTTGTGATGCGTCTCTATTACCCAGCTGAGGCGCGGCAACGAGCTGCTTGGCTGTACAATGAGATACTGATGAAGCGCA TGACATTCTTCAAGCTCATGAGACGGAAGGCGCGcgcaaagtttaaaaatgaGCCCAAATCTGACCCATATACTTTTCTAGACTGGCTTAGAGCGAAGACCGCGAG CTGCTTTCTTTGCCGTTTTATACTCGGGCATCGTAAAAGTGATACTTGCATTTTGTGCGGATTCCCCCTGAAAGA AGACAAAGTGGAATGTTCGAATCCTGGCTGCCAGGCGGTTTACTGTCAGAGTTGTTTTGACGAGTCCAATAAAAACTGTTGTATATGCAAAAGACCTGTGGAATACGGCGATGACAGTGACATCTCAGAAGAGAA GGACTCTTCTGATGACCCGAGCGCCGTACGTGAGCCGCGCGAAAGcgataaatattgtatttgggTACCCTAG
- the LOC129242839 gene encoding DC-STAMP domain-containing protein 2 isoform X1, with the protein MSDDTSTTAWPATTATNDHVSITTKSTKSTATLGPQSRKNEHRNFSGKTIVTLLICGYLTGMGLFVAWHMYETDNVQLLRGKWLKYNAAVLVFLLFAYSRHVRCIATLCIPILCSSKGRSLLIAFAFVMVAMGPTVNIFRNVDVLVRSLSCGQMQLKEALEEMLEVMRQPLVAIKKSVRTAMNNIKQVVKKVELLLFRIKELVLVILSAIKNMFEWLKSIVSFCNKELGTPFDRCMRTADDAMKDCSEKLGSFKGLCQATHIFSMLCYTVKIVDVLCVMVVFFDDAVLGTIMDKLREFTDEIKNMFEVSVTFDHDFSFTTVASRNLSDVGRDIMSEIHGRMAGFFLIFGWLDVISGLLCILVIIKAIYFKMKYLRQPGYNNHYLTKDILQIDEQRKGAGLERLLPLKKSEKRKYIWISNCRLTRREIYRLMRSMLFLFISVIQIFCICFFDYSLYWTLAMINYYGSQEANVEVPPFITVDVKGGGYTAEIFRGIVQAFEPLSQKYNIDATPCLPVPKRPNLKRYMEIAGICLLAWICFFCEPYGLRLRHVVMRLYYPAEARQRAAWLYNEILMKRMTFFKLMRRKARAKFKNEPKSDPYTFLDWLRAKTASCFLCRFILGHRKSDTCILCGFPLKEDKVECSNPGCQAVYCQSCFDESNKNCCICKRPVEYGDDSDISEEKDSSDDPSAVREPRESDKYCIWVP; encoded by the exons ATGTCCGACGACACTTCAACAACGGCTTGGCCAGCAACAACTGCGACTAATGATCACGTGTCCATAACGACAAAATCAACGAAGTCAACGGCAACATTAGGTCCACAGAGCCGCAAGAATGAACACCGAAACTTCTCGGGTAAAACCATTGTAACATTGCTGATATGCGGATACTTGACTGGAATGGGCCTGTTCGTGGCTTGGCATATGTACGAAACTGACAACGTCCAGCTTCTAAGAGGCAAATGGCTCAAGTATAATGCGGCTGTATTAGTGTTCCTTCTGTTCGCCTACAGTCGGCATGTGCG TTGCATTGCCACATTGTGCATTCCCATTTTGTGCAGCTCTAAGGGGCGATCCTTGTTGATCGCCTTTGCTTTTGTGATGGTCGCTATGGGACCAACTGTGAATATTTTTCGGAACGTGGACGTGCTCGTGCGTAGCCTCTCCTGTGGCCAAATGCAACTAAAGGAAGCGCTAGAAGAAATGCTGGAGGTGATGAGACAGCCGCTGGTGGCCATTAAGAAATCTGTTAGAACTGCCATGAATAATATAAAGCAAGTCGTCAAAAAAGTCGAATTATTGCTGTTTCGCATAAAAGAGCTGGTGCTGGTGATCT tGAGCGCGATCAAGAACATGTTTGAATGGCTGAAAAGCATCGTGAGCTTTTGCAATAAGGAATTGGGCACACCCTTCGATCGGTGCATGAGGACCGCAGACGATGCGATGAAGGATTGCAG TGAAAAACTAGGCTCATTCAAGGGACTCTGTCAGGCAACGCACATCTTCTCAATGCTTTGCTATACAGTCAAAATAGTCGATGTTCTCTGTGTGATGGTGGTCTTCTTTGACGATGCTGTGCTGGGTACCATTATGGACA AACTGCGCGAATTCACGGACGAGATAAAGAATATGTTCGAGGTGTCAGTCACTTTCGACCATGACTTCAGCTTTACAACGGTGGCCTCAAGAAATCTCAGCGATGTGGGCCGCGATATTATGAGTGAGATACATGGGCGTATGGCaggcttcttcctcattttcggtTGGCTGGATGTGATTAGCGGACTCCTTTGCATTTTAGTGATAATCAA AGCAATTTACTTCAAAATGAAATACTTGCGGCAGCCGGGCTACAACAATCACTATCTCACGAAAGACATTCTGCAGATCGATGAGCAGCGCAAGGGCGCGGGTTTGGAACGATTATTGCCGCTGAAGAAAAGTGAAAAGCGCAAATACATTTGG ATATCCAACTGCCGTTTGACACGCCGAGAGATCTATAGGCTAATGCGCTCGatgttatttctttttatttccgtCATACAGATTTTCTGCATCTGTTTTTTTGATTACAGTCTATATTGGACATTGGCTATGATCAACTACTATGGCAGCCAGGAGGCAAACGTGGAGG TTCCGCCCTTTATTACCGTCGATGTAAAGGGAGGGGGCTACACGGCCGAAATTTTTCGCGGCATCGTGCAGGCTTTCGAGCCGCTCAGCCAGAAATACAACATCGATGCGACGCCTTGCCTTCCGGTGCCGAAGCGTCCGAATTTGAAGCGATATATGGAAATTGCAGGTATTTGTTTGTTGGCTTGGATTTGCTTCTTCTGTGAGCCTTACGGCCTGCGACTGCGACACGTTGTGATGCGTCTCTATTACCCAGCTGAGGCGCGGCAACGAGCTGCTTGGCTGTACAATGAGATACTGATGAAGCGCA TGACATTCTTCAAGCTCATGAGACGGAAGGCGCGcgcaaagtttaaaaatgaGCCCAAATCTGACCCATATACTTTTCTAGACTGGCTTAGAGCGAAGACCGCGAG CTGCTTTCTTTGCCGTTTTATACTCGGGCATCGTAAAAGTGATACTTGCATTTTGTGCGGATTCCCCCTGAAAGA AGACAAAGTGGAATGTTCGAATCCTGGCTGCCAGGCGGTTTACTGTCAGAGTTGTTTTGACGAGTCCAATAAAAACTGTTGTATATGCAAAAGACCTGTGGAATACGGCGATGACAGTGACATCTCAGAAGAGAA GGACTCTTCTGATGACCCGAGCGCCGTACGTGAGCCGCGCGAAAGcgataaatattgtatttgggTACCCTAG